From the genome of Bos mutus isolate GX-2022 chromosome 2, NWIPB_WYAK_1.1, whole genome shotgun sequence:
CCTCACAGGAGTTACTTTCTCAGAGTTCCTTGTTAAGACAGACAGTGGAAGTGGCAGTTGAGTTTCTCCCGCTGCCCCAGAGCTACCCCAGGCTGGTGGAAGAGACGCATCTGATTCAGGAGAAAGGCTCCCTGTCCTAGTTTTTGGTCCATGCATGTTCTATCTTTGCTGGTCACCACTCAGTAGAGGTTTATACATGAATTAGGAAAATGTTCCACCAAGCCGGGTGGAAGTGGCTCCCCTTTCACCTGGGGCCCTCCCCTAGGAAGTGTCGCAAAGAATTGTGAGTGCCTGTGCCTGTGAGTGGAGACTGggtgggatcttcccggctcaGAAGTCGATCCCAAAGACAGTGCCATAGCCAGGGGCGCATCCCTTTCCCCAAAgcccttctctgtcttttcagtGATAACAGGAGTGGTGGGCCAAAACTGTGGGCCTGACGCATTTGGGACTGCCACCTTGCTGGCGTGAACGGGGTGACTCAGGGTCTGCTCCCAAGGACTACCCCCCTGGTCCTGACATCCCTTCCAGAGCTATCACACTGGGATGACTCTGCCAGCCAAGGTTATATGGCATGTGTCCAAAGGTGGCTGAAGGGGCTCATTCAGGTTCTGAATTTCCCAGCGGTCTGGTTCTGCCAGCACCCCCACCTTGGTGAGGTAGCCTCCATACCTAACCAGCCACCAGTGCCCAGGGAGGAGGTGCCAGGACCATGGCAGacaccccttccctcccccacccctcaggtCAGTCGATGATGTCCATGGAGAAGAAGCCTCCGGGCCTGGCTCCAACAGTTAGACTAATATTTGAGGGATTTGACAGGGACATCTTTGAGCTGCATGACCACTTCCGTGCCCGTCTCCGAGGTGGCCCGGGAGCACTTCCGGCTCTCGCGCATACTGTACAACTTCTCGGTGAGGTGCTTGCGGAACTTCTTGGTGAGGAAACAGTAGATAATGGGGTCTAAGACGCAGTTGGTACTAAGGAGGCAGAGAGTGACCTGATGTGCATCGTTAATCGCCTGGTGGAAGTCGGTGTCCTGGAAGCCCAGCTCGGCCAGGGTCCAGGGCAGCTGCACGAGGTGGTGGGGCACGAAACAGATGATGAACACAGCCAGGACGGTGCAGACCATCCAGAGCGCCCGGCGCTTGACCTCGGCGTTGCACTGTATTTGCACCTGCTGCGTGAGCAGCGTGCGGATGATGACCAAGTTGCAAAAGAGGATGATGAGGAAGACGAGGAAGAAGCTGAACACCAGGAAGATGTGGATGGTGAGGACCGGGATGCTGCCCTTCTCGTAATGTTCAAAGCAGCGTGTGATGTTGGCCGAGCCGGTCTTGTTGGGCTCCCTGTTGGTCGAGTCCAGGACGAAGAAGTAGGATGCTGCGCCCACAATGGACACCCAGATAATCAGGGACAGAAGGATGCCACGCTTTCGGGTGGTAGCCTGAGCAGTCTTGATGGGCCTTGTCACTGCCTGGAAGCGATTGTAGGTGATGACAGCCAGGAAGGCCACTGAGCAGTAGGTGTTAATGAAGAAGAAGCAGCCTGCCAGGTTGCACAGGAATTTGGGAAGAATCCAGTCACCCTGGTTGTAGTAGTAGACGATCCACAGGGGCAGGGTGACCAAGAAGAGCAGGTCAGCCATGGTGAGGTTCACCATGAAGATCTTTATCTCGTTGAATTTCTTGGAAGGGTACAAGCGGGCAAAGACCCACAGCACGTAGCTGTTGGCAATGACCCCCAGCACAAAGACGATGCTGTAAAAAATTGGGAAGAGTGTGTATCGGAACTCGGAGTCCACACGAAAGGAATTATTTGGCTCCATCTCTATGTGCTGGAAGTAGAGGCTGGTCATAGGATCCTGTCTGTTCCTGAAAGACCACATAGGGATTCTGGTCAATGAAGGGCCAACATGGTACTTTCTTATTTACTCTGTTCAAGACTCCTGTTTTGCACActttaaaaactctaaaattGATGGCATTTTCCAATTAATTGACAATGTTTTTTCTTCCTACATAAAATAAtggtgtgtttttaaaatgaatggcCTCTGAGATTCAATAAAATCAGTGGCAGTggaatttcttttctcttgtttcattttaaaacatatctttTTATCCTTGACCTCATTTTGACTTAAAGTTTTAGGTAATCTATTCCTGgtgatgaaatatataaaatttaaaatattaacttaaattataatgattttaattttctgacaaaatttgaatatttttgtacTGATGAAATTTGAGATAGAAATTTTGATGATAAACTGttctatgttaaaaaaataatttatgtgctCATACAAAATCTGGAAAATACAGAAGTGTAAATTAGGGTCACCCAGAGAATGAAATAGCAGCTATTTATTAGAAAGAACAAGTTAGATCTGATTGTACTGACATGGAAAGTTGTCCCTGGATAATGttattaagtaaaacaaaatttaaaaaattggtatGAActcattatatatgtgtatattatatagaAAATGGTCTAGAATGATATACCTCAAAGTGTGTTGACAAGTAAGTAACTTCTAGGAAGGTGAGGTAGAGGTTGTGGGAAGGATATTTACtttatactttttgtttgtttgaacttTTTAGGAGCATGTTTTgctttagtaatttaaaaatttttaatataattttaaaataaaagcatagtGGAGAAACCCAAAAGACACTGCTTTAACAAAGTAATCAAGAGTAGCATCATCGTTAGCAAAACGCAGCAACATCAGGTACGCCTGGTATGATGTACTGAAAAGCACTCATCGCTTCAGTAGTATTTTTGTCAAAACGCAGAATCTCAATTTagtcatgagaaaacatcagacgAACTTAAATTGTGTGACATTCCacaaaataaatgatcaaaagtgccaaggctgggacttccctggtggttcagaggttaagacGCCACACTTCCATCGTAGCGGGCCTGGGTTTcaaccttggtcagggaactagatcccacgtgccacaactgagacccagtgcagccacataAAAAATAAGGtcatgaaagaaaggaaagactgAGGAGTTGTCATAGGTCAGAGGATACTAAGGAGACATAGGACAACTAAGTGAGACATGGGATGCTGGGTTGGTATCTGGGGGAAGAAGTGGTGAAGTTCAAATAAGGTCTATAATTTAGATAACTCGGTATCCATGTTCATGTCCTGGTTTTGATCACTGTACTGTAGTTTATGAATTGAGAATGTTGCGTGAAGTCCATACATGAGCTCTTTATACTATTTTGCAACCTTTTTAAAggcctaaaatttaaaaacaaaaagtttttttaaagtatggttgATCCTTggacaacacaggtttgaactgtgtgggtccacttatacatggattttttaaaaattaaatacatactaCAATACCACacaatccatggttggttgaatccacaaatATGGAACCCCATAGAGGGAGGGCCGACTAAAATTATAAGCAGATTTTCAATTGCGTGGAGGGTTGCCTCCCTTAGCTCCTGAGTTGTTCAAGATTCAACTGTATATTAAAGAAGATTAAAGCTAGCCATAACACACTAATCAAAGTCTGGTCCATTTTCAACAGTTCATCACTCCCATCCACTCTCCATCAAAACCAGTGTTTCCTCCCCTCTACTCTTGTTCCTCTTACTATGGTGCCATCGCATAAGCCTAGAAGCACCTCTGATGTTTGTGTTGCAGCTGAGGGGATGGGATGGCAAGAGACTCAGTTGGGATTAAGCAAGGCCTGAAGTTCATCATACATATATCACAGCCCAGAGAAAAAAGTAGGGAACTGACAGCGAGAAGCAAGGAAGACAATACTTAGGAgcggacttccctggcaatccagtggttgggactccatgctcccaaatgcagggggcacaggttcaatccctggtcagggaagtaggatcctgcatgctgcccaCCCCCCCCAGAAAAACCCAAAACACTTAGGAGTACCTCTTTTGAAGCTAGGCATTCTGCTCAGTGCTTCCACAGTCTGTACTTCTTTGAGTCTCACAAATTCCCTTTGAGATAGGAAGtaaaatccccattttacagagtatAGTGTGGTCatgtgacttgtccaaggtcacacagcattaTGGAATGGAGCCAGAATCTCAAATCTGGTTCATTCATACatttatccaacaaatatttctgCGCTCCAACTGCATGTCAGGCTCACTGCTAAACACAGGAGAGGCAGAATGAACAGGACAGACAGGACCATGCCCTCAGGGAACTTACAGTCTCCTAGGGGAGACAGACAAAGGCAATGTAAACAAACTCAGTTGCTATACAAAGAAAATGGGGTGTtgatatgaagaaaaaaagagatctaCTTTGAAAGAAAGTGACACTTCTGTTGAAGCCGGAAAGAGGAGCTGAGGAAGAGTGCTCCAGGTAGAGGGATCTGTGTGGGTCTAGGACTAGGGCAAGAAAGAATTTCAGGAACGGAAAAAACAGCCATTTGATGACCCTTGACCTGACGTCTGGCTGCAGTTCCACCTTCATCTCGTGCCACCTTCTCACGGGCTCCAGCcaaaatggacttcccaggtgggtctTCAAGCCCACCCAGGACTCTCCTGCCTGAGCCGGCTGCATGCACACCCATGCCCCTGCCTGGAGCTCTCTTCCGGATCCACATATACTTCCACCTGGCCAGCTCCAACTCTTGCTTCAGACCTTCGCTTCATTTCACTCCTTCACGGAGTTtctcagtcagctccaggtcaGGTCAGGTCCCATCTCAAAACTCTCTGTACTTCTTAAATCGTAGCTCGATTGTCATCATATTCTTGTTTGTATGATTGCTTCACCCTCTCCCACTTAACTGTGAGCAAAACAAGATCAAGGACTTTGTCTATTCTACTCTATTCCCAGCACCATGaaccaataaataaaaagaagagggggcttccctgatggctcagtggtaaagaatccacctgccaatgcaggagatccctggtctgggtagATCCCATTTGCcatggagaaactaagcccatgcaccacagttattgagcctgtgatctagagcctgtgctgtgcaacaaaagaagccagagcAATGAGAAGCCgacacacctcaactagagagtatcctctgctctctgcaactagagaaaaacccgcTCAGACACGaacatccagcacagccaaaaataaaaaataactaaatttaaaaccaaaaaaaaagtttaaaggaaTGGGTTAGCCTTGTTAATTACACCCACCCTTTAAGGAGCCCCAGAGCATTGGAAACACTTGAAGACGTCTAGGGATACTTCCAGGTGAATTTAAAGAAATCAATTGTTGTAACTGGAATTTTGTTGATTGATAAACTTTTTGTTCTTTGCTCCATTTAGTATGGTGGTGGTTTGTCTATGTTAGCTGAATAAATGTAGGTTCCATTATTCAAATACATCATTgtgattcctttaaaaacaaaaaactcacccTCCAGTAAAATTGTAAATTACATCAGTtcggtttagtcgctcagtcgtgtccgactctttgcgaccccatgaatcgcagcacgccaggcctccctgtccatcaccaactcccgcagttcactgagactcacgtccatcgagtcagtgatgctatccagccatctcatcctctgtcgtccccttctcctcctgcccccaatccctcccagcatcagagtcttttccaatgagtaaattACATAGTTGATTTTAATTACataattctttaaatttctaCCAGAGTACTGTtgattcacaatgctgtgttagtttcaagtatgcAGTGAAGTGAATGAGTTTCACACATACATAAATTGCTTCCTCAGCAGCAAATTGCTAGCTTCTACTCAGCTGGGAACTTTCCCACTCCTAAAGGTGACCTATGCTGCCATTTTATTTCAAAGGTACAGGATAATAACTCACAAAGAGTGGTCCATGTGAATGAGGGACGAGAGAGAGCTTTCAGGGGATCCATGAGGTCAAAACAATCATCATAATAATACCAAGACATTATTTGTCCTTTTCACTGTGTTGACATTTGTGCTAATGTTACAAAAGGGTGAATAAAACTGCTGATTCCTTAGCACCAATCAAGGCAGAGATACCAAACTGTCACAGGTGCCATATTCTTCACCGCCATGCATTCCatgttaaaaacaaagagaagccaatttcacttttaaatgtccttgataaagaaaggaaattattttattaaatcttaagtacacttcttttattttaattttttcatttcttaaaatttttattttttaatatttttcttttttggctaccctgaatcttagttgtggcatgccagATCTTTGATCTTTAGTTCCATCATTTGGAATCTTacttgaggcatgtggaatttttagttgcagcatatgggatccagttccccaaccaagaattGAATCTGGACGCCAGTgctgggagcactgagtcttagccacaggaccaccagggaagtccctacacatCTTTTTAATAATCTGTGTATCAGAATGGGAAATACATAGGAAACATCGATGCTGCAAACTGGAATACAGTGGTTGTCTTCAGAAAAAGACCATTGTGCCATTGTTTGAGTTGTGAGCTGAGCCGTTTTTCATATTACTGTTATCACTTGAAAAAATGACTGGCGAACTACGGTGTTTTCAGAGACTTGAGTATCTGGCAGACTTTTtctcaaatataaataaagtgaACCTGTCTCATCaaggaaaacaaatgacccaTTCTTGTTGCCAATGATAAAACTTGGACTTAACAAGAGAAAACTAGAAGTTTTGAAAAATTGTTTCTGCCAGCATGAGGTTGACAGCTTTCCAGCAGCTAAAGAATGTTCTGATGAGCTTTGTAGTTACGTTAATAAATGCAATTTTTATACCTTATAATTGTTGTTCTTGTTTCATCGCtgagatgtgtctgactcttggcaaccccatggaccgcaatgctccaggcttccctgtccttcaaacACCTCATAATGAAAGGTCAATACTTGGAAGACCTATATATCTCAGTGAACCAACGTTTTCCAAAAGTGGAAAACATGATGTTTCCAAGTTACACAGAGGTAAAAGATTCAAAGGGCAAGATAGACCAATACATCGCATTGCTAACAGATGAcaagggacatccctggtggtccactggttaaccTGCCGATgccggagacacaggtttggctcctggtttgggaagatctgcggagcaactaaacccgtgtgccacaactgcagAGCAGTGCCTAGAGCCgatgctctgcaactagagagaagccacctcaaggAGAAGCTCACGCAttgcatctagagaaagcccgcccacagcaacaaagatccagtgcggTTAAAAAGTTAATAGATAAATAAGTAATGTTTTAAGACAGAATATCATCAATTAGtctgaaaaaaatccataaaaatatttctccctTTACAAATTAATAGCTGTGGGAAGGCCGATTTTCTTCGTATGCTTCAACCCAGTGTTATCACAATAGATTGAATGAGGAAGTGGCCGTGAGAACCCAGCTGTCTTCCATTGAACCCAATATTAaagagattggaaaagaaaaatgtgaattaatGCTACTCTTTTCCCTAAATTGTTTACGTTTTGAAAACTTTAGTTACTTTCTACTCAAACCATGATTTATGTTAACATGAACTGAGTTTATTATTggtttcatatttaaaaacaaaacgtTTTAgaatgtcatttttgtttttgaatagaGTAAACATTGGGAGATATAATCCATGTAAACAAAAGTTCCCTGGAGCCCTCAATAATTTTGAAGAATATAAAGAGATCTCGAaactagaaaatttgaaaatcgATGCTCCATCATGTCATCTCCGCCTCCTTCCCTTCATTTCTGGTGAGCCTGAGATGCCCCTTCATCTGGGACTCCCCTTAATTCTTTTTCCTGCTGGACAAAACCCTCATGCCTTAGGGGACCCTGTTCCTGGGGTCTGAGAGGCGGGGAGGCAGCCCACAGATGGACTGGGCAGTGTGTGGTGCTCACTGTGGGTCTTTAAGGAAGCTGCATCCctaaccacccccacccccaacccctctccCCAACCAAGTCCCTTCCTCTTCTTGGGTTTAGGCTCCAGTCCAGCAGGGTAGGGAAAACTCCAGAGTGATCTTTCTCCAGACAAAGGACTCCACCCAGGACACTCTCCTGGGCCCTGACCCCTTTACCACGCCTGTCCAGGCCTGTTGAGGAAGTCTTCCCTCCCAGATCAGAATTACAGTAAAGTTTGTGAGGTGTTCACCTGGGTACAAAATTTAAGGGAGCACCAAAAACCTCAGTAATCcagataaataacattttaacgCAATTTTAAAGAATCCAAATCAGTATTACTGACTCTTCCTTTTCCCTCAGACTCTAATATGGCCCTGCCTGGCACTATTATGCAGACTTCATTGAAAACTTTGGTATTTTGTTCGTCATGGAtttaggggtgggatggggttttGGGGGCATTAATCGATTATTCAAAAAATACTCTCACCATGTGAATGGGGAATACCACCTCACAGCGCAGCTCACCCATTCGGTCACTCACTCACACCTTCACTGGACAAGCTCACAGCTGGGCAGTTCTGAGGCCTCTGAAAACAGACCTTGTCTCTGTCCTTCAGGGACTAACAGGACATTTTCAagagagaaatgcagaaacagatAAGTGATAactgaaggacggggaagcctggtgctctgcagtccatggggtcacaaggagcaggacacaacttagcgactgaacaagtgttATGGTGGAGGTTCTAGATGTCAGGGTCATTCTGAGTGGTGCCCACGGCCCAGACTGAAGGGTCCAGAACAACTCCTGCTTAGgctgaaggaagagaaggagttAGCCTGATGCAgctgggagagaggaagagacctGGAAGAAAGCAGAGAATGTGCCTTCTTCTCGGGGAACTTGAGAAGATTGGTTTGGCtaaaactggagaagggaaaggctacccactccagtattctggcctggagaattccatgggctgtatagtctagggggttgcaaagagtcagacacgactgagcgacttgcactttcacttttcactaaggggatggggtggtggtgaggatagACAGGACCTACAAAGTAAGCATCATCAGTCTACTGAAGTAGGGTCTTGAATTTTAGGCTAAAGGAGTTTGTACTTGATTCTGCAGAAAACAGGGAGTCATTGACATATGTAGCATTTTGTGTTTATGGAAGATGACTTTGAgcattgtgttgttcagtcattaagtcttgtctgattctttgcaaccccacggactgcagcacaccaggctcccctgccttcactaactcctgcagtttgctcaaattcacatccattgagtcagtgatgttatccaaccatctcatcctctgttgcccccttctcctcctgccctcaatctttcctagaatcggggtcttttccaatgagtcagctctttatatcagatggtcaaagtactggagctttggcttcagcatcagttcttctaatgaatattcgagtttgatttcccttaggattgactgatttgatctggcAGTCCAagagcctctcaagagtcttctccagcaccacagtttgaaagcatcagttctttggtgctcagtattcttcatggtccaactctcacatccacttgACTATTGTGTACAGAACAAACTGGAGGGGCTTCaggccagaggcagagagatggCGAAAAAAGATCATTGCAATTGTCCAGAGAGCTGGAGGAGGCTTGGACCATGACAGATCATAGGGAAATGGATGGCTGTGAGAATGATTTGGAGGTAGAATGGACAGAACTTAGTGATGCAAGGGACAGTGGttgagagaaagggaggagaCACGAATGGCCAGGTTTCTGACCCAGATGATTAGAGCTGGGTAGAGTCTGTCTTCACAGAGATGACACTGAAGAGGAAGAGTGTGTGGGTAGGGAGGAGGAATTCCATGGGGGACGTGTAACAGGGATAGTACCTAAGAAACACCCAGGAGGATCCTAAAGAGCCCAACGTCAAAAGAGAAgtcagaggaggagggaaaaCCTAGGAAGGAGGTAGGGACAGGGTGGTCAAGAGGTAGAAGGACCAGGGGAGGACCACACTGGAGTCCTCATGCGAAGACAGTTTCAAGAGTGTTGGAAAGTGGCCAATGGTGTGAAAAGCCAcagcaagacccagcacagtgcagacaaaaaagcaaacactGCACGGGCCACTCGGAAGTCTATCCCGCGTGATCAGAGGGAGAGCAGTTTCCTAAGTGCGAGCGGAGGCGTGAATGAGAGGCAAGGAAGTGGAACATCAAATTCTCGTTCAAGAATCTGAGCTGAGCAAATAAATGCTGTGTGTGGGCCTTGTGT
Proteins encoded in this window:
- the PTAFR gene encoding platelet-activating factor receptor; protein product: MTSLYFQHIEMEPNNSFRVDSEFRYTLFPIFYSIVFVLGVIANSYVLWVFARLYPSKKFNEIKIFMVNLTMADLLFLVTLPLWIVYYYNQGDWILPKFLCNLAGCFFFINTYCSVAFLAVITYNRFQAVTRPIKTAQATTRKRGILLSLIIWVSIVGAASYFFVLDSTNREPNKTGSANITRCFEHYEKGSIPVLTIHIFLVFSFFLVFLIILFCNLVIIRTLLTQQVQIQCNAEVKRRALWMVCTVLAVFIICFVPHHLVQLPWTLAELGFQDTDFHQAINDAHQVTLCLLSTNCVLDPIIYCFLTKKFRKHLTEKLYSMRESRKCSRATSETGTEVVMQLKDVPVKSLKY